The DNA segment ATAATCTCTTCCTGAACCAGTCGTAAAATGACATCCTCAGCACTTGTTTGGCTAATGTGCTTTTGAATAAGTGAGAGCAGTTGTTCAATTAAGTGGGCCAAATCATGGGATTGAACCTTCATAATTCTGATGTATCCACCCCCACCTCTCTTGCTTTCGACAATATAGCCTCTTTCTATGGTAAAACGAGTGTTTATAACGTAATTAATTTGTGAAGGAACACATTGAAATTTATCAGCGATTTCACTTCGTTTAATTTCAACAAGGTCTTCCTCACTCATTTCAAGGACTTGCTTTAAGTATTTTTCAATGATATCGGAGATGTTTCTCATCTTCCCACCCCCTATCTTTCTGACTTTGACTATCTTTGACTTTAATTATACTGAAAACTTTATGTAGATGCAACGATTCCCTACTAATGATTTTCCCCAAATCTCGC comes from the Neobacillus sp. PS2-9 genome and includes:
- a CDS encoding CtsR family transcriptional regulator; translated protein: MRNISDIIEKYLKQVLEMSEEDLVEIKRSEIADKFQCVPSQINYVINTRFTIERGYIVESKRGGGGYIRIMKVQSHDLAHLIEQLLSLIQKHISQTSAEDVILRLVQEEIITNREAKIMLSVIDRSVLYIDLPYRDELRARMLKAMLTSLKYK